Proteins encoded within one genomic window of Puniceicoccus vermicola:
- a CDS encoding transposase — protein sequence MSRRSRIEYSGAIYHVINRGNYRSYIFETGGARKSFLECLDTCCEAQGWILHAWVLMGNHYHLCVETPEPNLVEGMKWLQSTFANRFNRFRKVNGHVFQGRYKAILLDGDAVGADTKTTSRLDL from the coding sequence GAATCGAATATTCTGGTGCGATTTATCATGTGATCAACCGGGGGAACTATCGTTCTTACATTTTCGAGACAGGCGGTGCGCGAAAGAGTTTTCTGGAGTGTTTGGACACTTGTTGTGAGGCGCAGGGCTGGATCCTGCACGCCTGGGTTTTGATGGGCAATCACTACCATTTGTGTGTGGAGACGCCGGAGCCAAATTTGGTGGAGGGGATGAAGTGGTTGCAATCGACCTTTGCCAATCGCTTCAACCGGTTTCGGAAGGTCAACGGGCATGTCTTTCAGGGGCGGTATAAGGCAATTCTGTTGGACGGTGATGCGGTTGGAGCGGACACCAAAACGACGTCACGTCTTGATCTTTGA